Part of the bacterium genome, GGGGATGAAGCCGAGGATGACGACCTCCGGCTCGCCGTCGCGCCCTTCGCGGATGACGACGCCCTCTTTTACCACCGGTTGGTTGACTTTTTCCTCGACCTCGCTCATAACGTCGCCGAGGGCCGAGAGCGGGACGACGATCTCCGCCGGTACGAGCGACGGCCCGAGCCGTTTGACGACCATCAGCTTGAAGCGATGTTCCCACTCGTGGCGGGCTATCTTGTCGCTGAGGACCTCCGCCTCGCAGAGCTTAATCGTCTCCTCCAGCTTCGCGCGGACGTCGTCGGCGTCGCGCTTCCGGAACGCCAGCGTCATGACGTAGGCCGCCGGGAGCAGTACGCGCTCCTCGAGCGGGCGACCGTAGTGCTCCATAAGCGGCGCGCGGTTCTTCATTTCGGCCATCGCCGGGTTGATGAACATCACCGACCATACGGGGATTTCCTCCGCGACGAGCGACGCCAACAGCCGCTGCAGGTCGTGGGCGTCCGGGCAGCCGACCGCGACGACGTCCAGGGCCTCGAGCGGCATTACCTGGACCGTCACCTGCGTTATAAAGCCGGTGATGCCCTCGGCGTCGGCCACGAGCTCCAGGTCCTCGCGCGCGAACTCGCGCACCTCGCCGTCCGGCAGTACGACGCGCGCGCTGACGACGTTGTCCCGGACCCAGCCGTACTCGTACGAGCCGATGCCGGCGCCCCCCTGCGCGAGCCAACCCGCGACGGTGGACGACGGGTAACTGGTTGGGTAGAGGCGGAGGGTCAGGCCGGTCTTGGCGAGCTCGCGGTCGAGCTTCTCCCACGTCACGCCGGCCTCGGCCGTCGCCGTCTGCTCCTCGGCGTCGACGTTGACGACGTTTCGCATCCGGTAGAAATCGACCACGACGCCCTGTTTCACGGGGATGGCGCCGCCGTAACCCGACGTGGCTTTCCCGCGGGGCGTCAGCGGCACGCCTTCCCGAACGGCCCAGCGTACGAGCTCGACGAGCTCGGCCTCGTCCGCCGGCTGGACCACCGCCGCCGGCGTCGTGTCGCCGATGAGCGGTTTGAACAGGCTCGGCATGGCCGCGATATCGTGGCCGTAGAGCTTCCGCTCCGTCGGGTCGAAGTTCACGCGCGCGCCGAACGTCTCTTCGAGGTACCGGCGCTGTTTTTTATTTAGGTTTCGCGCGGCGGTTTCCTCTCTCCTTGTACAAGTTCTTAAATTCCTCGTACATCGTTCCCTGGTCCGAAAGGACCGACAGCAGAACGTCCCGCATGATATCGAAGGCTTCGTATATCCGCGGGAACTTGATGGAATAGTAAATTTTCTGGCCGTCGCGCCGCACCGACACCACCGCGGCCTTGCGCAGCATGGCGAGATGGGCGGAGACGTTGGCCTTGGTGCTGTCCACACCTTCGCACAGTTCGCCCGCCGATTTCTCGCCGCGCCTAAGCTCATCCAGGATGTGTAACCGTACGGGGTGAGTTAATATCCTACAGAGGTCGCTCTCGCTCTGGTATAACTTTTTTCTGTCCATCCGCTGCCTTTCTTATATCCGTTTATTTAAGACATTTTTTAACTATATATATATTTAACATAATTCGGGGGTTAAGTCAAGTAAAGTAGTCATATATTTTCCCGGCTCGCTTCCGGGGCCGGGGGTGGCGCGTGGCGACGACTTTCGGTGGCCGCGGCCGCGCCGCGCGGGACGCTAAAGGGTTCGCTTCGTACGGGGGGGCTCCCGGCGTTTGACGTTCCCGCGGTAACCTGCAGGCGCGTGGTATCCGCCGACAACGTCGCCGCCGTAGGGTAGGGAGCGGTGGAGGTTTCGGTCGGTTGTGACGGATTCGCGTCCGGGGAGGGAGGGCGTACGCGTCGGTTATTGATTAGCGAACCAACCAAAAAAACCTTGACAAGGATAACATATTGTTATTAAAATGATTTGGGATATGGATACGAGGCGGCTTGAAAGGAGCAGGGCCCATGGCCGAGGAAATAGAGGACCCCATCGAGGCGATCAAGAGGCGGAACGAGGAACGCGCGCGGCGGCTTAAAGAGAGGATCGCGAGCGGGGAGTTCGATAAATTCGAGACTCCTCTCGAAGAAGTCGACGAATCGGTGGCCTCCGGCCCGGAAGCTATCGAGGCCCCGGAAAGCGACTTCGACTTGAGCTCTTTCCCCGCGCCGCCCGAACCTGCGGCGATTCCCTTGGACGACGAGAGAGCGGTGACGGAGCCGCTCGAGGCGCCTTCTATTGCGCCGCCCGAGATGCCGCCGGAGTTCGGACCTCCGGCCGAAGCCTTGGCCGAGCCGCCGCTCGTCGAGGAGCCGGGCGAAAAAGCGTTCGCCGGGCTGGAATTGACGGAGCTCGACCTGGAGGGAATGGGCGAAGTAATAGCGCCCCGGCCGTGGGATACCGCCGAAGTCCCCGCCTTTGAAGCTGTCGCGCCGCCGGTGGAAGAAGAGTTCCCGTTCGAGATGGTCCCGCCCGGCCTCGAGATAGAGGTCGAAACCGGCGCCGAAGCGGTGCTCGAGGAGATAGCGGGACCGCCCTTCGAGGAGGAAATA contains:
- a CDS encoding metalloregulator ArsR/SmtB family transcription factor, with product MDRKKLYQSESDLCRILTHPVRLHILDELRRGEKSAGELCEGVDSTKANVSAHLAMLRKAAVVSVRRDGQKIYYSIKFPRIYEAFDIMRDVLLSVLSDQGTMYEEFKNLYKERGNRRAKPK